Within Helicobacteraceae bacterium, the genomic segment GCGCTTGCGGCGTTGGCGCCTCGTATTTTTACGCCGCCGTTATCCTTGTCGAGATCGATCTTAACGCCAAACCTTTCGCATAGCTCGGTAATCACCGCTCCGCCTTTGCCGATAATCGCCGGAATAGCTTTTGGATCGACGCTAAAGTTTTCAAAACCCGGTAGAGCCGACGAGTTGATAACAATCTCGTCGCACGCGCTTTGCATCTTTTCAAGAATGCTTAACCGCGCGACGCGGGCGCGTTCCAAGGCTTCGGCGAGCAAGTTTAACGGCAGACCGCCGAGTTTAATATCCATTTGCAAGGCGCTTACGCCGTCTTTTGTCCCCGCGACCTTGAAATCCATGTCGCCGTCGTGATCCTCAAGCCCCGTAATATCGGTCAAAATCTTGTAACGATCGCCCTCGGTCATAAGCCCCATCGCAACGCCGGCGACGAGTTTTTGAAGCGGAACGGCGGCGGCTTTAAGCGCCATTGTAGCTCCGCATACGGTAGCCATCGACGAGCTTCCGTTGCTTTCTAATATCTCGCTGACGACGCGGATCGCGTTCTCGTAAGCGGGATCGATCTGACACTCGATCGCGCGTTTAGCGAGGTTGCCGTGTCCAAGCTCGCGCCGCCCGGGCGCGCCGATTCGCTTCGCCTCGCCCACGCTGAAACCGGGGAAATTGTAGTGGAGCATAAACTTCTCAAACGATTGCGCTTTGTTGGTTAGTCGCTCCAAACCTTGCCGATCGCTATCGCCGCCAAGCGTTACGACCGCTAGCGCCTGAGTTTGCCCTCTTGTAAATAGCGCGCTACCGTGCGCTTTTGGCAGCAGGTTGGTCTCGATTAGTATCGGGCGAATCTCGTCCAAAGCGCGCCCGTCGGCGCGGCGATCGTCCTCCAAAACGCTTTTGCGGGAGAGAAAGCGTTTTCGCGCCTCGATCGCAAGCTCGACGCTTTTTGTATCGTCGGTTTCAAGCGTCTGCGCGGCGCGTTTAACTATCTCTTTCAGCGCGCCGCCGCGTTCGCTTTTGGACATACGAAACAGCGCCTCTTTGATCGCGCCGTCGTAATGTTCGGCGACATGCGCGGCGACTAATTCGTCGATTTGATCGCTCTTTAGCGCAAAAGATTTGGTCTCTTTAGCCGCGAACGCGAACGCGTCTTCGTATAT encodes:
- a CDS encoding polyribonucleotide nucleotidyltransferase — protein: MNEKVVSVAPIKAQERYEFGKYANQADGAVWFREGSNVLLAAVTYEEAEESDDDFLPLTVQYIEKTYAAGKFPGGFVKRENKPSDFETLTARIIDRTLRPLFPKGLTTPVLIVVTVLSCDADADLQRLAVLAAGAALFVGSLPAKKTVCAVRIGLIDDRFVVNPTLSDMEKSVLDLFVCGSAEELLMIEMRAVWSSSLRVCEAELPEDKLLEAIALAQENVAKAAKIYEDAFAFAAKETKSFALKSDQIDELVAAHVAEHYDGAIKEALFRMSKSERGGALKEIVKRAAQTLETDDTKSVELAIEARKRFLSRKSVLEDDRRADGRALDEIRPILIETNLLPKAHGSALFTRGQTQALAVVTLGGDSDRQGLERLTNKAQSFEKFMLHYNFPGFSVGEAKRIGAPGRRELGHGNLAKRAIECQIDPAYENAIRVVSEILESNGSSSMATVCGATMALKAAAVPLQKLVAGVAMGLMTEGDRYKILTDITGLEDHDGDMDFKVAGTKDGVSALQMDIKLGGLPLNLLAEALERARVARLSILEKMQSACDEIVINSSALPGFENFSVDPKAIPAIIGKGGAVITELCERFGVKIDLDKDNGGVKIRGANAASA